The following are encoded in a window of Amaranthus tricolor cultivar Red isolate AtriRed21 chromosome 2, ASM2621246v1, whole genome shotgun sequence genomic DNA:
- the LOC130806240 gene encoding expansin-B3-like → MWLNICLVGVIFGLGFENVVSLPLHRKPDPHWKPATATWYGEPNGDGSTGGACGYGSMVDVKPFKARVGAVSPILFKNGEGCGACYKVKCLDTEICSRRAVTVIITDECPGGYCSGGNTHFDLSGAAFGRLAISGEGGQLRDRGVINVIYRRTPCKYPGKKVAFHVNEGSTNYWLSLLVEFEDGDGDIGSMHIKEATSKEWIEMTHLWGANWCIIGGPLKGPFSVKLTTLSTGRSLSTRDVIPRNWSPTATYTSRLNFLP, encoded by the exons ATGTGGTTGAATATTTGTTTAGTCGGCGTAATCTTTGGTTTAGGGTTTGAAAATGTGGTGTCGTTACCGTTGCACAGAAAACCCGACCCGCATTGGAAACCGGCAACCGCTACTTGGTACGGCGAACCTAATGGCGATGGTAGCACCG GTGGAGCATGCGGGTACGGGTCAATGGTGGATGTGAAACCGTTTAAGGCCCGAGTAGGGGCGGTAAGTCCGATACTATTCAAGAACGGAGAAGGGTGCGGAGCTTGTTACAAAGTGAAGTGTTTAGACACTGAAATATGTTCTAGAAGAGCAGTTACCGTTATTATTACTGATGAATGTCCTGGTGGTTATTGCTCTGGTGGAAATACCCATTTTGACCTTAGTGGTGCCGCCTTCGGTCGGTTAGCCATCTCTGGAGAAGGCGGACAGCTTCGTGATCGTGGGGTCATTAATGTCATTTATCGAAG GACACCTTGTAAATATCCCGGAAAAAAGGTAGCATTCCATGTAAATGAAGGATCCACTAACTATTGGCTTTCACTCCTAGTGGAGTTTGAAGATGGAGATGGAGATATCGGTTCTATGCACATAAAAgag GCAACATCAAAAGAATGGATAGAAATGACTCATTTGTGGGGAGCTAATTGGTGTATTATTGGGGGACCTTTGAAGGGTCCATTTTCTGTCAAATTGACTACACTTTCAACGGGAAGAAGTCTCTCTACACGAGATGTCATTCCTCGGAACTGGTCACCAACAGCTACTTACACTTCTCGTCTCAATTTTCTTCCATAG